In the genome of Quercus robur chromosome 3, dhQueRobu3.1, whole genome shotgun sequence, one region contains:
- the LOC126718863 gene encoding F-box/LRR-repeat protein At2g40920-like, translated as MSLMRFRRACRCLHLRQLCTSTSTSDNTHLLLSAFNEDTFHQHFFSIPIIHDSLSLGSPTPLFTLPSHPMGLTSSRYLNPLFCFHGPNDHDPILTYNPTTQQTLTLPFDPPIPAATATTWDIKTHFGFDPITKLYKILRVKWIEPIPQSIPRVINMECMVLTLGKGSWRKINTVLPFDCTKFGNGGESLCINGAIHWLTCYGDSIVAFDLKDENFRQIPLPHDYKEETYVPIRLKYERLIEVGGRLALIGDTDYKVDYIMHMWILKDYHNHVWVKKRILYPVSWINCGQPVPIGTISTGEILLKPLSLYKTKSLAWLLFYDMDGRGFKKVDITGLPEWVHSGGPRIIRTIAVYG; from the coding sequence ATGTCCTTGATGCGTTTCAGAAGAGCTTGCCGATGTTTGCACCTTCGTCAACTATGCACATCCACATCTACATCTGATAACACCCACCTCCTTTTGTCTGCCTTCAACGAAGACACATTCCACCAACACTTTTTCTCCATCCCAATAATCCATGATTCATTATCTCTGGGATCCCCCACCCCACTCTTCACACTCCCTTCCCATCCCATGGGTCTCACTTCTTCCCGATATCTCAACCCCTTGTTCTGCTTTCACGGCCCTAACGATCACGACCCTATTCTCACCTACAACCCCACCACCCAACAAACTCTCACTCTTCCTTTTGATCCTCCAATCCCTGCTGCAACTGCGACTACTTGGGACATCAAAACCCATTTTGGCTTCGACCCTATAACTAAACTTTACAAAATCCTTCGTGTGAAATGGATAGAACCCATTCCACAATCAATTCCTAGAGTTATTAATATGGAGTGCATGGTTTTGACACTAGGCAAGGGGTCTTGGAGAAAGATAAACACTGTTCTGCCTTTTGATTGTACCAAGTTTGGTAATGGTGGGGAAAGTCTCTGTATTAATGGTGCAATACATTGGTTAACATGTTATGGGGATTCCATTGTGGCTTTTGATCTCAAAGATGAAAACTTTAGACAAATACCACTTCCCCATGACTACAAAGAAGAAACCTATGTACCGATACGTTTGAAATATGAACGGTTAATTGAGGTTGGTGGGCGCTTGGCTTTGATTGGTGACACAGATTATAAAGTAGATTACATAATGCACATGTGGATACTAAAGGATTACCACAATCATGTGTGGGTTAAGAAGAGAATACTCTACCCAGTTAGTTGGATCAATTGTGGTCAACCTGTTCCTATTGGGACTATTTCCACAGGCGAGATATTGCTAAAGCCGCTATCTTTGTATAAGACTAAGAGTCTTGCGTGGCTGCTTTTCTAT